AGCCTATCTCATATCTTACGTTACCGGTATAAGCTGCAATCGCTTGGGGTCAAACAAAAAACTTGAGTTGAGAATAAGCCGGATTCTGTATGTGATGATCATTCATCTGGGATGGATGTTACCATCCACCTCAAGCGGTTACCTGGGGACAAGACGGGCAATCTTTACGCGTCCCCCATTTACCTTGCTCCAGATGGGGTTTACCAAGCTCCATAAGTCACCTTACGGACTGGTGCGCTTTTACCGCACCGTTTCACCTGTACAACACCCTCGGGTATTGTAGTCTACTTTCTGTTGCACTTTCCATAGCGTCACCGCTCCTGGGGGTTACCCAGCATCCTGCCCTGCGGAGTCCGGACTTTCCTCATCCCGATCATAAAATTATGTTCGAGACGCGACCATCTACTCAACTCAAGCCTTCCTATTATACCCTATCTAACAACTTAAAGGCAATGAAATCGGAAAATGTTTCAGGGGGATTCAGTTTATCAAGAAAATAAAAGGCGCGCTTTGAAAGCGCGCCTATAATTTATTTATTCAAACCAGAAATTAGGAGCATCCACTCGTCGCACCACAGTTCGTGCAGCGATAGCAGACACCACTTCTGAGCATGAGTGCACCACACTCAAGACACGGCGGTGCATCCGCATGTTGCAGCGCAATCCGCTTCTCATGTGCCACCCAGGAGTCAGTCTCACCGTTACTCCCATGTCCATACGGATGAAGTTCCTCAGGAGGCACCATCTCTTCATCCATATCTATCATGTTGGCACCTACCTGCTGCGGCTCCTGAGAAAGAAACTGTGTACCAAGCCACCGGAAAACGTAATCTATAATCGACTTCGCCATCGGAATATCAGGGTTAGCCGTAAAGCCTGACGGCTCAAACCGGACATGACTGAACTTATTGACGAGCGATTCTAACGGGACACCGTACTGCAATGCAATAGAGGTGAGGACCGCAACAGAATCCATCAGCCCAGAAACGGCTGTGCCTTCTTTGCTCATACGGAGGAAGACTTCTCCAGGGCTACCATCTTCATAAAATCCAACATGAATATAACCCTCATGACCACCAACGCTAAATTTATGCGTGAGAGAAGGACGCGTATCTGAGAGACGCTTCCTGATCGGACGTTCAACAGCAGTATCAGTAATAGCCTCATCCGTTTCACTTTCCGCATCCTGTTGGCTTCGAGTTGAAAGCGGTTGGCTGCCTTTGCTGCCGTCCCGATAAACGGCGAGGCATTTGACCCCACGCCGCCACGCTTCCACGTATAAAGTCTTGATGTCCTCTACCTTTGCGTCGTGCGGGACGTTGACGGTCTTGGAGATAGCACCGGAGATAAAGGGTTGCACAGCCGCCATCATTTTCAAGGGGCCCATGTGGTTTATATAACGAGTTCCATGCTTACCACACTGGACAGCGCAATCGAAAACCGGATAGTGCATCGGTGAAAGATGGGGTGCGCCCTCAACGGTGCCTGTTCCACAGATAACCTCTTCAGCCATACTAATCTCATCTTCGTCAAATCCGAGTGTAGAAAGCAGGTCAAAACTCGGATCCGCCGCTTCTTCCTCAGTTATACCTAACCGTTCAAGGCACTCTTCACCAAGGAAACCGGGGGCAAAGGCGAGATTTAAGTCAAATGCACTCGGCAGCATCTCCGCAACACGAGCAATATCTTCCTGTGTGAACCCTTTCCGTTTCAACGTGTCCAGATTGATATGCGGTGTCCCTTCAAAAGTACCTGTCCCAACAATGTACGTAATAATTGCCTCAGTCTGCTGGAGCGTGTAATCCAAGTTTTGCAGGGCATCGCGAACACTCTGGTTGACAATCTTCATGTATCCGCCGCCAGCCAACTTCTTGAATTTGACAAGGGCAAACTCTGGTTCGATTCCCGTTGTATCACAATCCATCAAGAAGGAGATCGTTCCTGTCGGAGCAATAACACTAATTTGGGAATTTCGATACCCCGTCTGTTCACCTTTCTCAAGACAGCGATCCCAATCCGCCTTTGCCGCGTCTAACAGGTCGGACGGACACGCCGCTGGATCAATGCTGTAGGCAGCATCGCGGTGCAGCCGCATAACGTCCAACATCGAGTCCTCATTTTTCGCGTAGCCATTAAAAGCCCCGATGCTCTCAGCGATCTCCGCACTTGTGTGATATCCGTGCCCGCTCAGAATAGCAGTAATAGCACCCGCATAAGCAAACGCCTGTTCGCTGTCGTAAGGGATACCTAAACGCATCAAGAGTGCACCCAAATTAGCATAACCGAGCCCAAGCGGACGATAGTCGTGAGAACGTCTCGCTATATTGCCTGTTGGATAAGAAGAGAGATCCACTATGATTTCCATCGCAGTAGCAAATATCCGAACAGTGGCGCGAAAGGCATCAATATCAAAGTTGTTATCATCTTTCAAGAATTTGGCGAGGTTAATGCTTGCAAGGTTGCAGGCAGAATCGTCTAAGAAGAGGTATTCACTACACGGGTTACTCGCATTAATCGGACCCGTGTTTTTACACGTATGCCACTTCTGAATCGTGCTATCAAATTGAACACCAGGATCCGCGCATGCCCACGCCGCATAAGCGATCTTTTCCATCAGTGTCCTGGCATCATACTCATCGGCGACTTCGCCACTCGTTCGATACGTGGTCTTCCAAGAGTCTCCCTGTAGGTAGGCATTCATGAAGTCATCAGGAATCCGGACAGAGTTATTACTATTCTGCCCACTGATTGTGCTGTACGCCTCACCATTGAAGTCCGCAGGATATCCCGCGGCAATAAGTGCCTTCGCTTTATCCTCTTCCTTCAACTTCCAATCAATGTAGTCGGCGATCTCTGGGTGATCCATATCAAGGATAACCATTTTGGCTGCTCGCCTCGTGGTGCCACCGGATTTGATACTGCCTGCCCACCGATCAAAACCTTCAAGGAAGGAAAGTACCCCTGAACTCTCACCGCCGCCAGAGAGGAGTTCTCCCTTCGCCCGAACTTTACTGAAGTTAGAACCCGTACCACTCCCGTATTTAAAGAGTCGCACTTCAGCCTTCTGAAGTTCAAGCATGGAGTCCAAGGAGTCGTCAACGCTTTGAATGAAACAGGCGGAATTTTGCGGATGTTGATATGCATTGGTAGTGACTTCGACTTTTTCTGCGTCTCGGTCCCAATAGTAGTTACCACCGCCCCCCTCAATATTATATTCGTGCCACAAACCGCAGTTAAACCAGACAGGCGAGTTGAAGGCACCGCGCTGTGTGACGAGGATATGCGTCAATTCCATCTCAAACGTCTGCGCGTCTTCGGAACTTGCGAAATAGCCCCCGAGTTCTTCTCCCGCGCGACGCAGCGTACGCGCAACACGGGTAACCAACTGACGAACGCTATCCTCCGATTCTACACCGGGGACCCCAGCCTTACGGAAATATTTTGATGCCGCAATATCCGTCGCGAGTTGCGTCCAGTTCACTGGCACTTCAACCTGGTCCTGTTTAAAGATGACATCACCCTTCTCATTGTAAATGACCGCGTCGCGGCGTTCCCACTCCAACAAATCATAAGGATGAACGCCGGGCGTGGTAAAATAGGGTGTGAAAGTGAGTCCCATCCGATCACCTCCGGAGGTTGTCCCTTCATCAACCCCTTTCGGATTATCAACCGTCATATCATACCTCTCTGGTTAGTGGCGCACCGCAAAAAGTGCACCCATGAAAACCTGTTATGATGATGCGCGCTTCGCACCGCGCCTATTATTTAAAGATACTCTTAGTTATGATTAATTTTCTTTGAGAACAATCCGATGATAACGTTTCTTGCCAGCACGGAGGAGCAGCGCATTGTCTTCAAGTAGGTCGCTACCAACAACCATATCTATCGAACGGTACTGCTTTTCGTTGATGTAGGCACCGCCCTGTTGAACAAGCCGTCGCGCTTCGCTCCGCGAATTCGCCAATCCAATTTCATGAAACAACGTCATGATTGGAATACCGCCATCAAGCCGTTCCGCTGCGATAACCGATGTCGGTATCTCAGCCTCATCAAGGTTACCGCCACCAAACGCAGCGCGCGACGCTGCTTGTGCTTTATCTGCCTCTGCCTTTCCGTGTGCAAGTTGTGTAGCCTCATACGCGAGGACCTCTTTTGCTTCCCGAATCGCTTCATCTTCCAAGCCGCTGAGTCGTCGGATCTCATCCATCGGAAGAAAGGTAAAATACGCTAAAAATCGGGAAACATCTCGGTCATCTACGTTGATCCAGTACTGATAAAATTCATACGGCGATGTCCGCTCAGCATCCAGCCAAACTGCGCCACCTGCAGTTTTTCCCATCTTCGCTCCGTTCGCTGTCGTGAGCAGTGGAAAAGTGACCGCGTAAACCCGTTCGCTTTCAATCCGGCGGACAAGACCGACACCAGCAAGGATATTGCCCCACTGATCGTCCCCACCGAGCTGAAGTTGACACCCATATTCACGAAAAAGATATAAATAGTCGTAGGCTTGGAGTAGTTGATAGTTAAATTCAAGGAATGAGAGACCGAGTTCGCGGTCAAGTCGTTGTTTATAACCTTCAGCACGGATCATCTCATTGACTCGAAAGTGTTTACCAATGTCACGTAGAAATTCGATGTAATTTATAGAAAGCAGCCAATCAGCGTTGTTGAAGAAACCACCCACTCTCGACGGAACCTGTGAGTTTTCGGAACTTGTGAGTGTATTATCAAGATTTAAGTAGCGTTGCAGCTGGGCAAGAATATCCTTGCCGTTTGCCGAAATTTGTTCTTGCGACAACATTGGACGCATTTCGGTCTTATCAGTCGGATCACCTATCATGGTTGTGCCGCCACCGATGATTGCGATCGGCTTATGCCCTGCACGCTGTAGGTGTGCCATCGCCATTATCGGGACAAGACTCCCAACATGCAAACTCGATGCTGTCGGATCAAAACCGACGTAGTAGGTAACCTGCTTTCCTGCTAACAAGCGCGCGACCTGTTTAGCGTCTGTGACCTGTTTGATAAAGCCTCGTTCGTTCAGGGCTTCAAAAACGTTGTCCATTTTTTGTCCTGTTTCAATTTAGATTTTTTTCGGTTTTATTAAAGGAATTCGATCAGCGTGGTTCTCATCTCAATCCGGACCTACGAGCAGTTTCCACACCGAACACACAAGAGATACAATGGGGAATTTAATAGAAAATTTATGCTTGCAACCTGATACAAAAATTGAGGATAAGGATTTCTTACCGAAATATCCTTAGTCAATATTATATGGAATTTTTGTAGCTCTGACAAGTAATTTTTATCTTACACTTTTGACGTTTTTTTAATTTTTGAGATTAACCCAAAGCGACCTCAACGCGTCTGTAGATATCTTGCAAACGGAGTTCGCAGCCTACAGAGCGCAGCGACAGCACATCTTCAAGTTCCGCGAATTCGGTCTGTAGCCATTCATTCTCTTGACGACGATAATGTTCAACGTAAACTTTGTCTTGGGAGATGAGAATGTAATCTTTTAGGGAAGTAATTTGCTGATAATGCTCAAATTTCTCACCTTTATCATAAGTTTCAGTTGAGGGTGAAAGTACCTCCACTATGACAGTCGGATTGAGGAGCGTGTCAAAAATATTATCCTCAGGAACGGGTTCGCCGCAAACAACGACAACATCCGGGTAAAAGTAGGAGTCTATTTCGGTAACCTTCACCCGCATATCACTGGTGGC
This region of Candidatus Poribacteria bacterium genomic DNA includes:
- a CDS encoding vitamin B12-dependent ribonucleotide reductase yields the protein MTVDNPKGVDEGTTSGGDRMGLTFTPYFTTPGVHPYDLLEWERRDAVIYNEKGDVIFKQDQVEVPVNWTQLATDIAASKYFRKAGVPGVESEDSVRQLVTRVARTLRRAGEELGGYFASSEDAQTFEMELTHILVTQRGAFNSPVWFNCGLWHEYNIEGGGGNYYWDRDAEKVEVTTNAYQHPQNSACFIQSVDDSLDSMLELQKAEVRLFKYGSGTGSNFSKVRAKGELLSGGGESSGVLSFLEGFDRWAGSIKSGGTTRRAAKMVILDMDHPEIADYIDWKLKEEDKAKALIAAGYPADFNGEAYSTISGQNSNNSVRIPDDFMNAYLQGDSWKTTYRTSGEVADEYDARTLMEKIAYAAWACADPGVQFDSTIQKWHTCKNTGPINASNPCSEYLFLDDSACNLASINLAKFLKDDNNFDIDAFRATVRIFATAMEIIVDLSSYPTGNIARRSHDYRPLGLGYANLGALLMRLGIPYDSEQAFAYAGAITAILSGHGYHTSAEIAESIGAFNGYAKNEDSMLDVMRLHRDAAYSIDPAACPSDLLDAAKADWDRCLEKGEQTGYRNSQISVIAPTGTISFLMDCDTTGIEPEFALVKFKKLAGGGYMKIVNQSVRDALQNLDYTLQQTEAIITYIVGTGTFEGTPHINLDTLKRKGFTQEDIARVAEMLPSAFDLNLAFAPGFLGEECLERLGITEEEAADPSFDLLSTLGFDEDEISMAEEVICGTGTVEGAPHLSPMHYPVFDCAVQCGKHGTRYINHMGPLKMMAAVQPFISGAISKTVNVPHDAKVEDIKTLYVEAWRRGVKCLAVYRDGSKGSQPLSTRSQQDAESETDEAITDTAVERPIRKRLSDTRPSLTHKFSVGGHEGYIHVGFYEDGSPGEVFLRMSKEGTAVSGLMDSVAVLTSIALQYGVPLESLVNKFSHVRFEPSGFTANPDIPMAKSIIDYVFRWLGTQFLSQEPQQVGANMIDMDEEMVPPEELHPYGHGSNGETDSWVAHEKRIALQHADAPPCLECGALMLRSGVCYRCTNCGATSGCS
- the tyrS gene encoding tyrosine--tRNA ligase; amino-acid sequence: MDNVFEALNERGFIKQVTDAKQVARLLAGKQVTYYVGFDPTASSLHVGSLVPIMAMAHLQRAGHKPIAIIGGGTTMIGDPTDKTEMRPMLSQEQISANGKDILAQLQRYLNLDNTLTSSENSQVPSRVGGFFNNADWLLSINYIEFLRDIGKHFRVNEMIRAEGYKQRLDRELGLSFLEFNYQLLQAYDYLYLFREYGCQLQLGGDDQWGNILAGVGLVRRIESERVYAVTFPLLTTANGAKMGKTAGGAVWLDAERTSPYEFYQYWINVDDRDVSRFLAYFTFLPMDEIRRLSGLEDEAIREAKEVLAYEATQLAHGKAEADKAQAASRAAFGGGNLDEAEIPTSVIAAERLDGGIPIMTLFHEIGLANSRSEARRLVQQGGAYINEKQYRSIDMVVGSDLLEDNALLLRAGKKRYHRIVLKEN
- a CDS encoding Uma2 family endonuclease, translating into MSSVAAQTYLTPEEYLAFERKATTKHEYLDGQIVAMSGASFAHNFITVNIATHLNIQLMDGECRVATSDMRVKVTEIDSYFYPDVVVVCGEPVPEDNIFDTLLNPTVIVEVLSPSTETYDKGEKFEHYQQITSLKDYILISQDKVYVEHYRRQENEWLQTEFAELEDVLSLRSVGCELRLQDIYRRVEVALG